From the Halodesulfovibrio sp. genome, one window contains:
- a CDS encoding HlyD family secretion protein codes for MKRLFQWFLTCAFAATAIVVVLVRYEDYLVKPWTRDGQVQADIITVASRVTGPVEHVRFVDNQFVKKGDLLFSIDKSTFIAAVNQARSQLEVDEANAAEALDVLARSRKLVAEDVDAIARQVLVQYEYAWQAADAQVKASKARLETAELNLQFTDVYAPVSGFVTNYSLYRGTMSVADVPLISLVDTSSYWIFGYFKETSVQNIREGDRAEITLMGYPDTPLQGVVQSLGWGIAQSNNNLNYELLPEVNATFEWIRLAQRIPVRIHLTHVPPQVRLRVGTTASILIDTAAREEEYIEHGEVRRKVR; via the coding sequence ATGAAACGTCTTTTTCAATGGTTTCTCACATGCGCTTTCGCAGCAACGGCGATTGTTGTTGTTCTGGTGCGCTATGAAGACTATTTGGTAAAGCCGTGGACACGCGATGGGCAAGTACAGGCTGATATAATCACAGTGGCGTCGCGCGTGACAGGTCCTGTGGAACATGTGCGGTTTGTGGACAATCAGTTTGTTAAAAAAGGTGATCTGCTTTTTAGTATAGATAAAAGTACATTTATTGCTGCTGTGAATCAGGCTCGCTCACAATTAGAAGTGGATGAGGCAAATGCTGCGGAGGCATTAGACGTTCTGGCGCGCTCCAGGAAGCTTGTTGCAGAAGATGTTGATGCTATCGCGCGTCAGGTTTTGGTGCAGTATGAATATGCATGGCAGGCGGCAGACGCGCAGGTGAAGGCATCGAAAGCACGGTTGGAAACTGCAGAATTAAACTTGCAGTTTACAGATGTGTACGCGCCAGTCTCTGGATTTGTTACAAACTACAGTCTTTATAGAGGAACAATGTCTGTTGCTGATGTTCCGCTTATCTCGCTTGTAGATACATCCTCGTATTGGATTTTTGGATATTTCAAGGAAACGTCTGTCCAGAACATACGTGAAGGTGACAGGGCAGAAATTACGCTTATGGGGTATCCAGATACACCTCTTCAAGGGGTTGTCCAAAGCCTTGGGTGGGGCATCGCTCAGTCTAATAATAATTTGAACTATGAATTGTTGCCGGAGGTTAATGCTACCTTCGAATGGATACGGCTAGCCCAGCGCATTCCGGTTCGAATTCACCTGACGCACGTTCCGCCACAGGTGCGGCTTCGTGTAGGCACGACCGCCTCCATTCTTATTGATACCGCAGCCCGTGAAGAGGAGTATATTGAGCACGGTGAGGTTCGCCGCAAAGTCCGGTAA
- a CDS encoding DUF1656 domain-containing protein, with product MGAAALLGVHMPHELAFLGIYFPPILANFALGLVLALATVFVLNYFKMSRYFGYPPVVFLSLVVLYTCLLSKYVIPA from the coding sequence ATGGGCGCAGCCGCGCTTTTAGGAGTGCATATGCCGCATGAACTTGCATTTCTCGGAATATATTTTCCACCGATATTGGCAAACTTTGCTCTGGGCTTGGTCTTGGCGCTAGCTACGGTCTTCGTATTAAATTATTTCAAAATGTCACGTTATTTCGGCTACCCTCCTGTGGTGTTTCTATCCTTGGTTGTGTTGTATACATGCTTGCTCAGTAAATATGTTATTCCAGCCTAG
- a CDS encoding FUSC family protein, giving the protein MSHDFQLRVIDAVKPAISMSIAIGLAFYLDFKQPYWAAFAVLMMSFSTTGQAFRRVLVGIPGTFVGGIAALTIFSIFPQQPIFLFPVLILYCGISMYFLQACKVNGYFFFAISFVCLVVITTSLPHSDDIFAYALARLEETCLGMTVYSTVTLLLWRRSAWPILQEKVTVMTSLHSDLFREQMRREETTDRKKVFAVQRKALRALDKIEELVGFAVTDSFTVWEHRNYWRAFIRHSRELVRAQLRWGWVVPELRKEFMRRSLPELPTKVKQLETRLHAMKYGAHADHLRRNPKPVQLERDEAEFAKLPYFLQAQIIVVQCAFDEMGHLVHSILHYHCFFHDNSLEPPTSYLSNVSWELPLDFEYFITALQSMVVFSVAVLIWFFWYPPGLYNGQFLMLGGAFSLISVFVKTHDPLRDAKSYALATLIITVVYVCTLQFLTTYYELGTLIFCVTFLVYFILNKPDQTLFKLALLLAWLSFPKFANVQVYDFKTVINSAMTMTLAGIVASMGLYIVAYPVAELHFIRKRRRFFRSAVTILELMPYEVKRKLSLVDRFRLKVCMQNFTRLPQSMLSIAERLDRTIIRVPRGQVGEVIFSFELLGEALFSLYRTQKNGQEVTIAPELLQLLDEWRRVKIKFFTQLERNITSTDYRIDTLQQHLRSRLERIETTIERVNKNAENRGQPISQKENELLYLLLERNRGVSNAMMEYLSASQKIDWEEWAQPRF; this is encoded by the coding sequence ATGTCGCATGATTTCCAGTTGCGCGTTATTGATGCTGTAAAGCCTGCCATATCTATGAGTATTGCCATTGGGCTGGCGTTTTATCTAGATTTTAAGCAACCATACTGGGCTGCTTTTGCTGTATTGATGATGAGTTTTTCAACTACAGGGCAGGCGTTTAGACGGGTACTGGTTGGGATTCCCGGAACCTTTGTGGGCGGGATTGCGGCGCTTACAATTTTTTCTATCTTTCCGCAGCAACCCATTTTTTTGTTTCCCGTTCTTATTCTTTATTGTGGCATCAGCATGTATTTTTTGCAGGCGTGCAAGGTGAATGGCTACTTCTTTTTTGCCATCTCATTTGTGTGTCTTGTTGTTATTACAACGTCACTTCCGCATAGTGATGATATCTTTGCATATGCCTTGGCTCGATTGGAAGAAACTTGTTTAGGAATGACGGTATACTCAACGGTGACATTACTTTTATGGCGTCGCAGTGCATGGCCGATTCTTCAAGAAAAAGTCACTGTCATGACCTCTCTGCATTCAGATTTGTTTCGGGAGCAAATGCGGCGAGAGGAAACTACAGATAGAAAAAAAGTATTTGCCGTGCAAAGAAAAGCATTACGTGCTCTTGATAAAATAGAAGAGCTGGTGGGCTTTGCTGTTACTGATTCCTTTACCGTTTGGGAGCATAGAAATTATTGGCGTGCTTTTATCCGGCATTCGCGAGAACTAGTTCGCGCACAACTCAGGTGGGGATGGGTTGTGCCTGAGCTGCGAAAAGAATTTATGCGCAGGAGCTTGCCTGAATTACCTACGAAGGTGAAGCAGCTTGAGACTCGTTTACATGCTATGAAATATGGAGCACACGCTGACCACTTGCGGCGTAACCCGAAGCCTGTACAACTTGAACGGGACGAGGCTGAATTTGCAAAGCTTCCCTATTTTTTGCAGGCACAAATTATTGTTGTGCAGTGTGCATTTGATGAGATGGGTCACCTTGTGCATTCAATATTGCACTACCATTGCTTTTTTCATGATAACTCGCTGGAACCTCCTACATCGTATCTCTCAAATGTATCGTGGGAGCTACCATTAGATTTTGAGTACTTTATAACTGCGCTTCAAAGCATGGTGGTGTTTTCCGTAGCTGTTCTCATATGGTTTTTCTGGTATCCACCCGGGTTGTACAATGGGCAATTTCTAATGCTGGGTGGTGCCTTTTCTTTGATATCGGTGTTTGTGAAAACACATGACCCGTTGCGGGATGCAAAATCGTATGCCTTGGCAACGCTTATTATCACAGTCGTCTATGTGTGCACGCTTCAGTTTTTGACGACATATTATGAGCTAGGCACGCTTATATTTTGTGTAACATTTCTCGTGTACTTTATTTTGAATAAGCCGGATCAAACGTTATTCAAATTGGCATTATTGCTTGCATGGCTGTCGTTTCCTAAGTTTGCAAATGTACAAGTGTATGATTTTAAGACTGTCATCAACAGTGCAATGACTATGACGTTAGCGGGCATTGTCGCCAGTATGGGGCTGTATATTGTGGCGTATCCAGTGGCGGAATTGCATTTTATACGCAAACGGCGGCGTTTTTTTAGAAGCGCGGTAACAATACTTGAGTTGATGCCGTATGAGGTGAAAAGAAAACTATCGCTAGTGGATCGTTTTCGCCTCAAGGTGTGCATGCAGAATTTTACGCGGCTCCCGCAAAGTATGCTTAGTATTGCTGAGCGGTTAGACCGTACTATTATCCGTGTGCCTCGCGGACAAGTCGGCGAGGTTATATTTTCCTTCGAGTTGCTGGGAGAAGCTCTTTTTTCTCTCTACAGGACGCAGAAAAATGGTCAAGAGGTGACGATTGCACCGGAGCTTCTGCAACTTCTTGATGAGTGGCGTCGTGTTAAAATAAAATTTTTTACACAACTGGAGCGAAATATAACATCTACAGATTATCGAATAGACACCCTTCAGCAGCACCTTAGAAGTCGGTTGGAGCGTATTGAAACAACAATTGAACGGGTGAATAAGAATGCAGAAAACAGAGGGCAGCCAATTTCTCAGAAGGAGAATGAATTATTATATCTGTTGCTTGAACGGAATAGAGGGGTATCCAATGCGATGATGGAATATTTATCAGCTTCTCAAAAAATTGACTGGGAAGAATGGGCGCAGCCGCGCTTTTAG
- the murJ gene encoding murein biosynthesis integral membrane protein MurJ yields MAFLTGRQHMGVAAVIMAASIFLSRFMGLIRDKVISFYYGASIESDIYFASFVIPDFLNYLLAGGYFSITLIPLLAEYFGKDEKDGWSFLSSVLFWVGVVATAGTCVAWLSAPYLAKIAAPGFDAASLTRLTYFLRIILPAQIFFLLGSCLSGVLYMRKQFLVPALVPLVYNASIIVGGLLMIDKGMEGFCWGVLFGAVSGSFMLPYIAVRSGGLQWRFTLNHRGLKKFVLLALPLMIGQSIVVLDEQFVRIFGSLTGDGAVSLLNYSRRIMLVPVGVVAQAAGVASYPFLAALVAKGDTDEFNATLSRALRNTMLFIVPLSFWMISAAEPTLRLIFQQGSFGAQETLGATPLLQIMLASVAFWGVQQMIGRAFYAHKDTITPAVVGSIVSLLAVPVYWYLGKTIGVMGVALAGTMSVIIYTVALSTVWRHRFGGDAFKGVVRMFLLSAVLCVPAMAASIFTVQQIPLLLKDQPLTGAFASLAVSGTLFCALYACTSWLLAPKAIEPVIAFVRGRILRRA; encoded by the coding sequence ATGGCGTTTTTAACAGGCAGGCAGCACATGGGTGTTGCAGCAGTAATTATGGCTGCCAGCATTTTTCTGTCGCGATTTATGGGGCTTATTCGTGATAAGGTGATCTCTTTTTATTACGGGGCATCCATAGAATCAGATATCTATTTTGCTTCATTTGTTATCCCTGATTTTCTGAATTATCTTCTTGCGGGCGGGTACTTCTCAATTACTCTTATTCCCTTGCTTGCAGAATATTTTGGCAAGGATGAAAAAGACGGCTGGTCGTTTTTGTCCTCTGTGCTGTTCTGGGTGGGTGTCGTTGCAACTGCCGGAACCTGTGTTGCGTGGCTTAGCGCACCATATTTGGCAAAAATAGCAGCCCCGGGATTCGATGCAGCATCGTTAACTCGCCTTACCTACTTCTTGCGGATTATCCTTCCTGCACAAATTTTCTTTCTTCTCGGGTCATGTTTGTCCGGTGTTTTGTATATGCGTAAGCAGTTTTTAGTCCCTGCGCTTGTTCCACTTGTGTATAACGCAAGTATCATCGTTGGCGGTTTGCTTATGATTGATAAAGGTATGGAAGGCTTTTGCTGGGGAGTGCTGTTCGGGGCTGTGTCCGGCAGTTTTATGCTACCGTACATAGCCGTTCGCAGCGGTGGGTTGCAATGGCGTTTCACTCTGAATCACCGTGGACTTAAAAAATTTGTGCTTCTCGCGTTGCCTTTGATGATCGGGCAGTCGATTGTTGTGCTTGATGAGCAATTTGTTCGTATATTCGGTTCCCTAACTGGTGACGGCGCTGTGAGTCTTTTAAATTACTCACGCCGGATTATGCTTGTTCCGGTCGGCGTTGTTGCCCAAGCAGCAGGTGTTGCGTCATATCCTTTCCTTGCCGCTTTGGTTGCAAAGGGGGATACAGACGAATTTAACGCAACGCTAAGTAGGGCACTGCGGAATACAATGTTGTTTATTGTACCGCTTTCGTTTTGGATGATAAGTGCTGCCGAGCCGACACTACGGCTTATTTTCCAGCAGGGCAGCTTTGGCGCACAGGAAACCTTAGGTGCTACGCCGCTATTGCAGATTATGCTTGCTTCCGTGGCATTCTGGGGAGTGCAGCAAATGATAGGACGAGCATTTTATGCTCATAAAGATACGATCACTCCTGCTGTAGTGGGGAGTATAGTGTCGTTGCTGGCTGTTCCAGTCTACTGGTATTTGGGAAAAACAATCGGTGTCATGGGCGTTGCTCTGGCGGGAACAATGTCGGTCATCATCTATACTGTCGCGTTATCCACTGTGTGGAGACATAGATTCGGTGGTGATGCCTTTAAAGGTGTTGTTCGGATGTTTTTGCTTTCAGCTGTCTTATGTGTGCCTGCTATGGCGGCATCAATATTTACTGTGCAGCAAATCCCGCTGCTACTGAAAGACCAGCCTCTAACTGGTGCATTTGCATCTCTTGCTGTCAGCGGAACTCTTTTTTGTGCGCTATATGCTTGTACATCGTGGCTACTAGCGCCTAAGGCAATTGAGCCTGTAATCGCATTTGTTCGAGGGCGTATCTTGCGCCGTGCCTAA
- a CDS encoding HAD family hydrolase, translating to MFDRALLFDWGGTLMETMPVYLAGKGVWSSVPAVDGAAEAVLHASKSWRVALATNASESGDEAMLAAFEPMGISQCFSAVYSFGRAGRPKPWAEFWRYALHDLQLPAERVVMVGDSYMDDIWGATEVGINGIWLNLHSDERKEKARMRTIHSFAELESALASLGF from the coding sequence ATGTTTGATAGAGCGTTACTTTTTGACTGGGGCGGAACACTGATGGAGACCATGCCGGTGTATCTGGCAGGTAAAGGTGTGTGGTCTTCAGTTCCGGCTGTGGATGGTGCAGCAGAGGCAGTGTTGCACGCGAGCAAAAGTTGGCGGGTAGCGCTGGCAACCAATGCTTCAGAATCTGGTGACGAAGCCATGCTTGCAGCGTTTGAGCCTATGGGAATTAGCCAGTGTTTTTCTGCTGTATATAGTTTTGGTAGAGCAGGTCGTCCTAAGCCTTGGGCTGAATTTTGGCGGTATGCGCTGCACGATCTTCAGCTGCCAGCAGAGCGGGTTGTGATGGTTGGTGACAGCTATATGGATGATATTTGGGGAGCAACAGAGGTGGGCATTAACGGTATCTGGCTTAATTTACATTCGGACGAGCGCAAAGAAAAAGCACGTATGCGTACGATTCATTCATTTGCAGAGCTTGAAAGTGCGTTAGCTTCACTTGGTTTCTAG
- a CDS encoding single-stranded DNA-binding protein: MLNKVMIIGRLGADPELRYAGNGTPIANFNVATDESYTDRDGNKQERTEWHRVVVFQRVAENCANYLGKGSLVYVEGSLQTRQWQDQQGQTRYTTEIKAQRVQFLDRKGDAMQQQGGERRSYQQNNAPRPQQNNNFQPQQQQYNSGNEDLGPAFPSEASGMDDVPF, from the coding sequence ATGCTGAATAAAGTGATGATCATCGGTCGTCTTGGTGCAGACCCAGAGTTGCGCTATGCGGGTAATGGTACGCCTATCGCTAACTTCAACGTGGCGACAGACGAATCCTACACAGACCGTGATGGCAACAAACAGGAACGTACTGAATGGCACCGCGTGGTTGTCTTCCAGCGTGTGGCAGAGAACTGCGCTAACTACCTTGGCAAAGGAAGCCTTGTGTATGTTGAGGGCAGCCTGCAAACCCGCCAGTGGCAGGATCAGCAGGGTCAGACCCGTTATACTACGGAAATTAAAGCACAGCGTGTGCAGTTCCTCGATCGTAAAGGCGATGCAATGCAGCAGCAGGGCGGCGAACGCCGTTCCTACCAGCAGAACAACGCTCCGCGTCCGCAGCAGAACAACAATTTCCAGCCGCAACAGCAGCAGTATAATTCCGGTAATGAAGATCTTGGTCCCGCATTTCCATCTGAAGCTAGTGGAATGGACGACGTACCGTTCTAG
- a CDS encoding biotin attachment protein, producing the protein MLDISKLLEEIKASPYEELIITAPHTGVVSFGSIKEGDRVIGATGTWNEIPGTPLATLQRERNDKIIRATQKGVVEKIHTELEGTFVEAGTELVRLRHFLSKDEVLAIILKKALYLFEAPERAKYYFAPDVDSKIKSSGSQSVTVHDGMELFIMSRMKREAPLNYSGPDGVIYSVYFQHNENVDAGAALIGVCPPDQLALIEDVVVRVQTEWTEQE; encoded by the coding sequence ATGCTCGACATTTCCAAACTTCTTGAAGAGATTAAAGCTTCTCCGTACGAAGAGCTGATTATTACCGCTCCTCATACCGGCGTAGTATCTTTTGGTTCTATTAAAGAGGGCGACCGCGTTATTGGTGCAACCGGTACTTGGAATGAAATTCCGGGTACTCCGCTTGCAACATTGCAGCGTGAACGTAACGATAAGATTATTCGTGCAACGCAAAAAGGTGTTGTAGAGAAAATTCACACTGAGCTGGAAGGCACATTTGTTGAAGCAGGTACTGAGCTTGTTCGCCTGCGCCACTTCCTCTCTAAAGATGAAGTTCTCGCAATTATTCTTAAAAAAGCATTGTACTTGTTTGAAGCTCCAGAGCGTGCAAAATACTATTTTGCACCGGATGTGGATAGCAAGATTAAAAGTTCCGGTTCGCAAAGTGTTACTGTGCACGACGGCATGGAGCTTTTCATTATGTCTCGTATGAAACGCGAAGCACCACTTAATTACTCCGGTCCTGACGGTGTAATTTACTCTGTGTACTTCCAGCATAATGAAAACGTGGATGCTGGTGCAGCACTTATCGGTGTGTGTCCTCCGGATCAGCTTGCTCTTATTGAAGATGTAGTTGTCCGTGTGCAGACCGAATGGACTGAGCAGGAGTAA
- a CDS encoding carboxyl transferase domain-containing protein produces the protein MDTEKRTQHLTERLTYIKDIFGDKQQENIRLLESKLEEFIQRENGLSTEDKFAALVTLEDLFGFVERNLENELTAMDKVRIVRHSQRICLRDILENVYDNYTEIGGKDENSIDPSMLIARAYITRRSGKRVYHQPVMVIGQEKGHGEEFRNGGSVKPWGNAKALHYMKVAETENIPVHTFVFTPGSFPVEDAPGAAQQIAKNLYEMAALSVPVVAIFSEGGSGGAEAIGLADSRLMLSHGYYSVISPEGAAAIEGRVRGGERAGSELVEKCAHQLKITADDNVRMGYVDHKVQEPPLGARPYHYEFFRSLRQEVIRATDEVVLNVKGFSPFRAMALRRRKGKSIEDLDLENIHVRWSLSKKARARLIAKRHAKFNKLSKSAFIDRRPVHRRVAAWFVEKGWDTYSYFKYDLWRSHQKKLMYAVEEVDAEARVLMDKVKAPWKKITKAIPANTSKADKEKELTMLSQWDEEDQGKGQWSYISPRAKDDRAITCPNADTHGCQDLWAPDLFGEYAGVCNSCGHHFPMEYQWYMHNIFDPGSIFEFNTEVESANPLGFEGFDLKLEQAKNKTGLKSSCTTFEARINNVKVVVATLIAPFRGGTVGAAEGEKFIQAAERAKKKRFPFISYVHGTAGIRIQEGVNGVIQMPRCTMAVRRYIDAGGLYLVLYDTNSYAGPLASFLGCSPYQFAIRSSNIGFAGPGVIKETTGMDIPPDYHRAQKALSRGHIQGIWDRRDARHNLSQALMTMGGRNLYYR, from the coding sequence ATGGATACCGAAAAGAGAACACAGCATTTAACCGAACGTCTTACGTACATCAAAGACATCTTCGGTGATAAGCAGCAGGAAAATATCCGTCTGCTTGAATCCAAACTTGAAGAGTTCATACAGCGCGAGAACGGCTTGTCTACTGAAGACAAGTTTGCAGCTCTTGTGACGTTGGAAGACCTTTTTGGGTTTGTAGAACGTAATCTTGAAAACGAATTGACCGCGATGGACAAGGTACGCATTGTACGCCACTCTCAGCGTATTTGTCTTCGCGATATTTTAGAAAACGTATACGATAACTACACAGAAATCGGTGGTAAAGACGAAAACAGCATTGACCCTTCAATGTTGATTGCGCGTGCATACATTACCCGTCGCAGTGGCAAACGTGTATATCACCAGCCAGTGATGGTTATCGGTCAGGAAAAAGGGCACGGCGAAGAATTCCGCAATGGTGGTTCTGTTAAACCTTGGGGTAACGCAAAGGCGTTGCACTACATGAAGGTTGCAGAAACCGAGAATATTCCTGTGCATACTTTTGTCTTTACTCCGGGTTCTTTCCCTGTTGAAGACGCTCCTGGCGCAGCGCAACAAATTGCGAAAAACCTGTACGAAATGGCAGCTCTTAGCGTGCCTGTTGTCGCAATCTTTTCTGAAGGCGGCTCAGGTGGTGCAGAGGCTATCGGTCTTGCCGACAGCCGTTTGATGCTTTCTCACGGGTATTATTCCGTTATTTCACCAGAAGGTGCGGCAGCTATTGAAGGTCGCGTTCGTGGTGGAGAACGTGCAGGCTCTGAACTTGTTGAGAAATGCGCACATCAGCTGAAAATTACTGCTGATGACAACGTGCGTATGGGCTATGTAGACCATAAGGTTCAGGAACCGCCACTTGGTGCGCGTCCGTACCATTACGAGTTCTTCCGTAGCTTGCGTCAGGAAGTTATCCGCGCAACTGACGAAGTTGTATTGAACGTGAAAGGCTTTTCTCCTTTCCGTGCAATGGCGCTGCGTCGTCGCAAAGGTAAGTCTATTGAAGATCTTGATCTTGAAAACATTCATGTACGCTGGAGCTTGAGCAAAAAAGCTCGTGCTCGTCTTATCGCCAAGCGTCACGCGAAGTTTAATAAACTTTCCAAATCCGCATTTATTGACCGTCGTCCGGTTCACCGCCGCGTCGCTGCATGGTTTGTTGAAAAAGGGTGGGATACCTACTCCTACTTCAAGTATGACCTGTGGCGTTCACATCAGAAAAAACTGATGTACGCAGTAGAAGAAGTGGACGCGGAAGCCCGTGTTCTTATGGACAAGGTGAAAGCTCCTTGGAAAAAAATCACCAAGGCAATTCCTGCCAACACTTCCAAAGCCGACAAAGAGAAAGAGCTTACTATGCTTTCTCAGTGGGACGAGGAAGATCAGGGCAAAGGGCAGTGGAGCTACATTTCTCCACGCGCTAAGGATGACCGTGCTATCACATGTCCGAATGCTGACACACATGGCTGTCAGGATCTGTGGGCACCAGACCTTTTTGGCGAATATGCTGGTGTATGTAACAGCTGTGGACACCATTTCCCAATGGAATACCAGTGGTACATGCACAACATCTTCGATCCGGGTTCTATTTTTGAATTCAACACAGAAGTTGAATCTGCCAACCCGCTTGGTTTTGAGGGCTTTGACCTCAAGCTTGAGCAGGCAAAAAATAAAACTGGCTTGAAGTCTTCCTGTACGACATTCGAGGCGCGTATCAACAATGTAAAAGTTGTTGTTGCTACTCTTATCGCACCATTCCGAGGTGGTACAGTTGGTGCCGCTGAAGGCGAAAAGTTCATTCAGGCTGCTGAGCGTGCGAAGAAAAAACGCTTCCCGTTCATCAGTTATGTTCACGGCACTGCCGGTATTCGTATTCAGGAAGGTGTTAACGGTGTAATCCAGATGCCACGTTGTACAATGGCTGTACGTCGTTACATTGATGCTGGTGGTCTGTACCTCGTTCTGTACGATACCAATTCATATGCAGGTCCACTTGCAAGCTTCCTTGGTTGTTCTCCGTACCAGTTCGCAATCCGCTCTTCTAATATCGGTTTTGCTGGTCCTGGCGTAATTAAAGAGACAACCGGTATGGATATTCCACCAGACTACCACCGTGCCCAGAAGGCTCTCAGCCGCGGTCACATTCAGGGTATCTGGGATCGTCGTGATGCACGACACAACTTATCGCAGGCGCTTATGACTATGGGCGGCCGTAACCTTTACTACAGGTAG
- a CDS encoding biotin carboxylase N-terminal domain-containing protein produces MQNTNHKVLVANRGEIAIRIMQACQKLGLGFVCVYTAEDSASGHVRMAKEHGGEKSLYRVSSYQDANELLAVADESGATAIHPGYGFFAEDYRFARRVTQRENKLIFIGPSWRIIRELGDKINTKRLARSLEVPTVPGSDRPVYDELEAEKIARQLFEFQEEQGIERPMVLVKASAGGGGMGIEEVYDIDLFKSVYRRIRSYSLRHFSDEGVLIEQRIKDFNHLEVQIVSDRTGKNPVHFGTRNCSIQSTGLQKRLEIAPGFDPSSINYTFDAQKVLDDITEYSLAMARKVGYDNVGTWEWIVTRDGRPFLMEVNTRIQVENGVSAMISRVNGEAGVDLIAEQIRVGLGEPLGYSQDAVTFEGVGIEYRLIAENPEMKFTPWVGCIEDFGWDKHDWLAMHTHVPTDVAYDIPTEFDPNLALAIIWGKDLSEVKINGKKFLDELRLTGRNQGGESLKSNVNFLRTKTDIILEF; encoded by the coding sequence GTGCAGAATACAAACCACAAGGTGCTGGTGGCAAACAGAGGGGAAATTGCCATCCGTATCATGCAGGCTTGTCAAAAGCTTGGATTAGGTTTTGTCTGTGTTTACACTGCAGAAGATAGTGCTTCCGGCCATGTTCGTATGGCTAAAGAACACGGAGGCGAAAAAAGCCTGTACCGTGTTTCTTCTTATCAAGACGCAAACGAACTGTTAGCTGTAGCGGATGAGTCAGGTGCGACTGCTATTCATCCCGGTTACGGTTTTTTTGCAGAAGACTATCGCTTTGCTCGCCGTGTAACACAACGCGAAAATAAACTGATATTTATCGGACCATCATGGAGAATTATTCGTGAACTGGGCGATAAAATTAATACAAAACGTCTTGCTCGAAGCTTGGAAGTACCTACAGTACCGGGGTCTGACCGCCCTGTGTATGATGAACTTGAAGCAGAAAAGATTGCTCGTCAACTTTTCGAATTTCAGGAAGAACAGGGTATTGAACGCCCTATGGTACTGGTAAAAGCATCCGCAGGTGGCGGTGGTATGGGTATTGAAGAGGTATATGATATTGACCTCTTTAAATCTGTATACCGTCGTATCCGTAGTTATTCCCTTCGTCATTTTAGTGACGAAGGTGTTCTTATTGAACAACGCATTAAAGACTTCAACCACTTGGAAGTACAGATTGTGTCCGACCGTACAGGAAAAAATCCAGTACATTTCGGCACACGTAACTGCTCTATCCAGTCTACCGGTCTTCAGAAACGCCTTGAAATTGCGCCGGGTTTTGACCCAAGCTCCATTAACTACACATTCGACGCCCAGAAAGTTCTGGACGATATTACCGAATACTCACTCGCTATGGCGCGCAAGGTTGGTTATGACAACGTAGGTACTTGGGAATGGATTGTGACCCGCGACGGTCGCCCGTTCCTTATGGAAGTAAACACTCGTATTCAGGTTGAAAACGGTGTTTCCGCCATGATTTCCCGCGTTAACGGTGAGGCTGGTGTTGACCTTATTGCAGAGCAGATTCGAGTTGGTTTAGGTGAACCTCTTGGATACAGTCAGGATGCTGTTACCTTCGAAGGTGTCGGCATTGAGTACCGTCTTATTGCAGAAAACCCTGAGATGAAATTTACTCCTTGGGTTGGTTGCATTGAAGACTTTGGCTGGGATAAACACGATTGGCTTGCTATGCATACACACGTTCCTACAGACGTTGCGTATGACATTCCAACCGAGTTTGATCCGAACCTTGCCCTTGCTATTATTTGGGGCAAAGATCTGTCTGAGGTTAAAATTAACGGTAAGAAATTCTTGGATGAACTGCGTCTTACAGGTCGCAATCAGGGTGGCGAGTCACTCAAGTCCAATGTTAATTTCCTGCGGACTAAAACTGACATAATTCTTGAGTTTTAG
- a CDS encoding PilZ domain-containing protein, which yields MSDLEFTMPTSNERRRAFRAKAYGISVAFEEKNVTCDILDVSVTGFAIKTESLFLKEGAEHSISIQVAGKAYLSDLTCRVVRILDNGIIGCDFRTLDRRQEARLDRLVLELQKRMIAKKKEKDAAK from the coding sequence ATGAGTGACCTTGAATTTACTATGCCAACGAGTAATGAGCGCCGTAGAGCTTTTAGAGCAAAGGCTTACGGCATTTCAGTGGCCTTTGAAGAGAAAAATGTGACTTGCGATATTCTGGACGTCAGTGTAACAGGGTTCGCGATAAAAACTGAGTCACTATTCTTAAAAGAGGGCGCTGAGCACTCCATTTCCATTCAGGTGGCAGGAAAGGCGTACCTTTCCGACCTAACCTGTCGAGTGGTCAGAATTCTTGACAACGGGATAATTGGCTGCGATTTCCGCACTCTTGATCGTAGACAGGAAGCACGGCTGGACAGGCTCGTGCTTGAGTTACAAAAGCGAATGATCGCTAAGAAAAAAGAAAAAGATGCAGCCAAATAG